The following coding sequences lie in one Rutidosis leptorrhynchoides isolate AG116_Rl617_1_P2 chromosome 4, CSIRO_AGI_Rlap_v1, whole genome shotgun sequence genomic window:
- the LOC139840957 gene encoding uncharacterized protein, translating to MDEQRHDLSSVIPWVWVSEALANLKEVDVTTLINVFIRSPKITNGVGSNAREIVSFRILERLFESDTRPLKPVQRAQSSGASFDFSKSCEDVLHHILAEMNEPNIWDESEKSKWHAKPFIAYKRSCFSNSDLRRIKDTLVGGKPSYLTSLKQMVTSLHLNIDGTKVHDVNGATSSNNQDKISCTDDTSIEENSNGEEEFVEPISEYRPRNDEEWYHVELNDISTKKHMFFSSICKNNEGFSHWKETNICMKCNKGGTLLVCSSNACSFVIHASCLVSISALANESTAKFYCPFCRHSQAIASYWRAKRNASLARNDIAFFNCSSLKNIPERSHKSTDGRVDFRIINGVLNPDLGNRYYESSGSEGCSEEGQEQTDHTDYSIRPRMQIINPCTNLYVPQRRRVPVPWTQSEEETLKKWVDKFTGDGFIPWRKILDLGSSKFQRGRTPGDLKDKWRNMSRSSN from the exons ATGGACGAACAACGTCATGATCTTTCTTCAGTCATTCCATGGGTTTGGGTCAGTGAAGCACTTGCAAACTTAAAGGAAGTAGATGTAACTACGTTGATTA aCGTGTTCATTAGGTCTCCCAAAATCACAAATGGTGTTGGAAGTAATGCAAGGGAAATAGTCTCATTTAGAATCTTAGAACGGTTGTTTGAATCAGATACTCGACCCCTAAAACCTGTTCAACGTGCCCAAAGTTCTGGAGCTAGTTTTGACTTTTCAAAAAGCTGCGAGGATGTGCTTCACCACATATTGGCAGAG ATGAACGAGCCGAATATATGGGATGAATCAGAAAAGTCAAAATGGCATGCTAAGCCCTTCATTGCGTATAAAAGATCTTGCTTTTCCAATTCCGATTTAAGACGG ATTAAGGATACACTCGTTGGAGGAAAACCGTCATATCTGACGTCTTTAAAGCAAATGGTCACATCTCTACATTTGAATATAGATGGAACTAAAGTTCATGATGTTAACGGTGCTACTTCTAGTAATAATCAAGATAAAATTTCTTGCACCGATGATACATCTATTGAGGAAAATAGTAATGGCGAAGAAGAATTTGTTGAGCCGATTAGCGAATATAGACCACGTAATGACGAGGAATGGTATCACGTAGAGTTAAATGATATTTCCACTAAAAAACACATGTTTTTTAGTTCAATATGCAAGAACAACGAAGGTTTTAGTCATTGGAAAGAGACAAACATCTGTATGAAGTGTAATAAGGGTGGCACGCTGTTGGTTTGCAGTTCTAATGCCTGCTCGTTTGTCATTCACGCCAGCTGCTTAGTGTCGATTTCAGCCTTGGCCAACGAGTCAACAGCAAAGTTTTATTGCCCGTTTTGTAGACATTCTCAGGCGATTGCAAGCTACTGGCGAGCTAAGAGAAATGCCTCTTTGGCAAGGAATGATATTGCCTTTTTTAACTGCTCGTCACTGAAAAATATACCCGAAAGGTCCCACAAGAGTACTGATGGTCGTGTTGACTTTCGTATTATAAATGGTGTTTTGAATCCCGATTTAGGTAACCGGTATTATGAAAGTAGTGGTAGTGAGGGATGCAGTGAAGAAGGTCAAGAACAAACAGATCACACTGATTACTCAATTAGACCCCGAATGCAAATTATCAATCCATG CACGAATTTATATGTACCACAAAGAAGACGAGTACCAGTCCCTTGGACACAAAGTGAGGAAGAGACACTAAAG AAATGGGTGGACAAGTTTACTGGCGATGGTTTCATTCCTTGGCGTAAAATATTGGATCTCGGGTCTTCGAAATTTCAAAGGGGCCGTACACCTGGCGACCTTAAAGATAAGTGGAGGAACATGAGTAGAAGCTCAAATTGA
- the LOC139840088 gene encoding uncharacterized protein, protein MQSPAVAHRNFLDGATAIPLRRLKPTRSTTSPFTVRMSLREDAPSLAVVGVTGAVGQEFLSVLSDRSFPYRSIKMLASKRSAGKKYTFEGNEYTVEELNENSFKDVDIALFSAGGSISKEFGPIAVRCGSVVVDNSSAFRMDENVPLVIPEVNPDAMKHIKIGSGKGGLIANPNCSTIICLMAATPLHKRAKVLRMVVSTYQAASGAGAAAMEELELQTREVLEGKRPTCQIFKQQYAFNLFSHNAPVLPNGYNEEEMKLVKETRKIWNDKDVKVTATCIRVPVMRAHAESVNLQFASPLDENEAREILRKAPGVIVIDDRANNHFPTPLEVSNKDDVAVGRIRQDESQDGNHGLDIFVCGDQIRKGAALNAVQIAEMLL, encoded by the exons ATGCAATCTCCGGCCGTCGCTCACCGCAACTTCCTCGACGGCGCCACCGCCATACCCCTCCGCCGACTCAAACCTACACGCTCCACCACCTCACCTTTCACCGTCCGCATGTCACTTCGGGAAGACGCGCCATCACTCGCCGTCGTCGGCGTCACCGGCGCCGTCGGTCAAGAATTCCTATCCGTACTCTCCGACCGATCGTTTCCGTACAGATCAATTAAAATGCTTGCAAGCAAACGTTCAGCAGGAAAGAAATATACATTTGAAGGAAATGAATATACAGTTGAAGAATTAAATGAAAATAGTTTTAAAGATGTTGATATTGCGTTGTTTAGTGCTGGTGGTTCAATTAGTAAAGAATTTGGGCCTATTGCAGTAAGGTGTGGATCAGTTGTAGTGGATAATAGCTCTGCTTTTAGAATGGATGAAAATGTGCCGTTAGTTATCCCTGAAGTTAACCCGGATGCAATGAAACATATTAAAATCGGGTCGGGTAAAGGCGGCTTGATTGCAAATCCGAATTGTTCGACTATTATTTGTTTGATGGCTGCTACTCCTTTACATAAAAGGGCAAAA GTATTAAGAATGGTGGTTAGTACGTACCAGGCTGCTAGTGGTGCTGGCGCTGCAGCTATGGAAGAGCTTGAGTTGCAGACTCGTGAG GTGCTTGAAGGGAAACGACCGACATGTCAAATCTTTAAGCAGCAG TATGCTTTTAATCTATTTTCACATAATGCACCAGTTCTTCCAAACGGATATAATGAGGAAGAAATGAAGCTGGTTAAAGAGACAAGGAAAATTTGG AATGACAAGGATGTCAAAGTGACTGCGACATGTATACGAGTTCCTGTGATGCGTGCACATGCCGAAAGTGTGAATTTACAATTTGCAAGCCCTCTTGATGAG AATGAAGCAAGGGAGATTTTGAGGAAGGCTCCGGGTGTAATTGTTATTGATGACCGAGCTAACAATCACTTCCCTACACCTTTAGAAGTTTCAAACAAAGATGACGTGGCGGTTGGTAGGATTCGTCAGGACGAGTCTCAAGATGGAAACCACGG ATTGGATATTTTTGTCTGTGGTGATCAAATACGCAAAGGGGCTGCTCTTAATGCTGTCCAGATTGCAGAGATGTTGCTGTAA